The proteins below are encoded in one region of Opitutus sp. ER46:
- a CDS encoding prolyl oligopeptidase family serine peptidase codes for MHPVASTPSSALRATLIALACATLCPDAALRAAPKPGVDLPVPAIKTAPATMETLLDSHRFEDLFAPFRTDTVALSPDGKLLAYTVHEKDELYVCILPIDAPKELMARLLVLTDELATPMMQARSGENTPARLRWLCWVTPTRLVFETNRVFPYTRKSGDWANASGEIIAVDADGKNPRSLANPRAIRRPFENRVNSPTASALAAEAAAPAPSIDDPLANIRTQKNELMDIDESRGGEPATLRVIGLHPTAADQILLRTEGRTFKVYEANVLTGEIRQRSEETSVPNTLTLLDRLGRPRVSVVTSFRAAFPRTFVLEPATLTGQRRALSEQTEVPGFAIAPESYFGTRAVPLGFDDNPDILYYASNVGRDTYGFYALDLTTGKRTIRAIETPAFDLYRPQPGTFGDAGAFGYQGEATGGSSSSNGTDPFAAALAAAAGDADDPDPNRPGSPDLVHDRYRHTLAGIRFEGLSRSAVWLVPELRVVQGWLATNLPGQTAEIIDWDQAMERVLVLVRRATDAGAYHLLDLKQKKFMQFVRRAPALDENAMAATTPFVLPLADGTRIEGVLSLPRETRLKPVPLAVLCPTWPWELRGTEYSRDFDVLARMGIAVVQFNGRGIWGGGLRQRAALKAGYEEAQIADIVAVVQFLAARHGVSNKRVALVGRGHGGFVALRALQLHPGVFRCAVTLDALVDLGAWLETSDRDQASFGAALTREMLGDAARLKAAPLVRHPEMIRGPVFSLAYRGDTPAQKSLFLANKHLNSSVANHVEGTEFFELEPDHAAMLPKAVADQWRRIELFLNNSLYNYRVDVGSDQILPDAPDSTAPRK; via the coding sequence ATGCACCCCGTCGCCTCCACTCCTTCCTCCGCACTCCGCGCCACCCTCATCGCCCTCGCGTGCGCCACGCTCTGCCCCGACGCCGCCCTCCGCGCCGCGCCCAAACCCGGCGTCGACCTGCCGGTCCCGGCCATCAAGACCGCCCCCGCGACGATGGAGACGCTCCTCGATTCGCACCGGTTCGAGGACCTCTTCGCGCCTTTCCGCACCGACACCGTGGCGCTCTCTCCAGACGGCAAGCTGCTCGCCTACACCGTACACGAAAAGGACGAGCTCTACGTCTGCATCCTCCCCATCGACGCGCCCAAGGAACTCATGGCGCGCCTCCTCGTCCTCACCGACGAACTCGCCACGCCCATGATGCAGGCCCGCTCGGGCGAAAACACGCCCGCCCGCCTGCGCTGGCTTTGCTGGGTCACACCGACGCGCCTCGTCTTCGAAACCAACCGCGTCTTCCCGTACACCCGGAAGAGCGGCGACTGGGCCAACGCCAGCGGCGAGATCATCGCCGTCGACGCCGACGGCAAGAATCCCCGCTCGCTTGCCAACCCGCGTGCCATCCGCCGGCCGTTCGAGAACCGCGTCAACAGTCCGACCGCGTCCGCGCTCGCCGCCGAAGCCGCCGCCCCCGCCCCATCCATCGACGATCCGCTGGCCAACATCCGCACCCAGAAGAACGAGCTGATGGACATCGACGAGTCCCGCGGCGGTGAACCCGCCACGCTGCGCGTCATCGGCCTCCACCCCACCGCGGCCGACCAGATTCTCCTCCGCACCGAGGGCCGCACGTTCAAGGTGTACGAGGCCAACGTCCTCACCGGTGAAATCCGCCAGCGGAGCGAGGAGACGTCCGTGCCCAACACGCTCACGTTGCTCGATCGCCTCGGCCGCCCGCGCGTCAGCGTCGTCACCTCCTTCCGCGCCGCCTTCCCCCGCACGTTCGTGCTCGAGCCAGCCACCCTCACCGGCCAGCGCCGCGCACTCAGCGAGCAGACCGAGGTCCCCGGCTTCGCCATCGCCCCGGAGTCCTACTTCGGCACGCGCGCCGTCCCGCTCGGCTTCGACGACAATCCCGACATTCTTTACTACGCGTCCAACGTCGGCCGCGACACCTACGGTTTCTACGCGCTCGACCTGACCACCGGCAAACGCACGATCCGCGCGATCGAGACGCCCGCCTTCGATCTCTACCGTCCCCAGCCGGGCACGTTCGGCGACGCCGGCGCGTTCGGGTACCAGGGTGAAGCCACCGGCGGCTCGTCCTCCAGCAACGGCACCGATCCGTTCGCCGCCGCGCTCGCCGCTGCCGCCGGCGACGCCGACGATCCCGATCCCAACCGGCCCGGCTCGCCCGACCTCGTCCATGACCGCTACCGCCACACCCTCGCCGGGATTCGTTTCGAGGGGCTGTCCCGCTCCGCCGTATGGCTCGTGCCCGAGCTCCGCGTCGTCCAGGGCTGGCTCGCCACCAACCTCCCGGGCCAGACCGCCGAGATCATCGACTGGGACCAGGCCATGGAACGCGTGCTCGTCCTCGTGCGCCGCGCCACCGACGCCGGCGCCTACCACCTCCTCGATCTCAAGCAGAAGAAGTTCATGCAGTTCGTCCGCCGCGCGCCCGCGCTCGACGAGAACGCGATGGCCGCAACCACCCCGTTTGTCCTGCCCTTGGCCGACGGCACCCGCATCGAGGGCGTGCTCTCCCTGCCCCGCGAAACCCGGCTCAAACCCGTCCCGCTCGCCGTGCTCTGCCCCACGTGGCCGTGGGAATTGCGCGGCACCGAGTACTCGCGCGACTTCGACGTCCTCGCCCGCATGGGCATCGCCGTCGTGCAGTTCAACGGTCGCGGCATCTGGGGCGGCGGCCTGCGCCAGCGTGCCGCGCTCAAGGCCGGTTACGAGGAGGCGCAGATCGCGGACATCGTCGCCGTCGTGCAATTCCTCGCCGCCCGCCACGGCGTGAGCAACAAGCGCGTCGCCCTCGTCGGCCGCGGCCACGGCGGCTTCGTCGCCCTGCGCGCGCTGCAGCTCCACCCCGGCGTGTTTCGCTGCGCCGTCACGCTCGACGCCCTCGTCGACCTCGGGGCCTGGCTCGAAACCTCCGACCGCGACCAGGCCTCGTTCGGCGCCGCGCTGACGCGCGAGATGCTCGGCGACGCCGCGCGCCTCAAGGCCGCGCCGCTCGTGCGGCACCCCGAAATGATCCGTGGGCCCGTGTTCTCGCTCGCGTATCGCGGCGACACCCCCGCGCAAAAATCACTCTTCCTCGCGAACAAGCACCTCAACTCCTCCGTCGCGAATCACGTCGAGGGCACCGAGTTCTTTGAACTCGAACCCGATCACGCCGCGATGTTGCCCAAGGCCGTCGCGGACCAGTGGCGGCGGATCGAACTCTTTCTCAATAACAGCCTCTACAACTACCGCGTGGATGTCGGCTCCGACCAGATCTTGCCCGACGCACCCGATTCAACCGCGCCGCGCAAATAG